The following are from one region of the Phormidium sp. PBR-2020 genome:
- a CDS encoding Uma2 family endonuclease produces MVLRSASDDLAPLQAKMREYISQGTELGWLINPQQRQVEWYSADSEMGVFNHPLELSGETVLLEFRLQLSQIWG; encoded by the coding sequence TTGGTATTACGTTCCGCTTCCGATGACTTGGCCCCACTCCAAGCCAAAATGCGGGAATATATCAGTCAGGGGACTGAGTTGGGGTGGCTGATTAACCCCCAGCAGCGACAGGTGGAATGGTATTCTGCTGATTCAGAAATGGGGGTATTTAATCATCCTTTGGAGTTGTCGGGAGAGACGGTTTTGCTGGAATTTCGCTTGCAGTTGTCGCAAATTTGGGGTTGA
- a CDS encoding ABC transporter ATP-binding protein has protein sequence MATVRLNQITRRFDGVSAIEDISFTVPDGEFWVLVGASGCGKSTILRTIAGLEQATSGELYIGDRRANDIPARDRDVAMVFQNYALYPHMTVAENLSFGLRMRGADKKTICDRVSYVAEILSIAHLLQRKPKQLSGGQQQRVALGRAIARQPQVFLLDEPLSNLDAQLRDEMRSQLKALHQQLGITTIYVTHDQTEAMTLSDRLVVLHDGQIQQIGTPLDVYNQPNNQTIASFLGSPPMNLFRATYNGSHFEISGQTLAASPPLLRALEALSSKTSPPSLTLGIRPEDIQLSSEAPASLQVRVSITEPLGRETLIRGAIVSETSAGQETAVNFFIPANLQPQPGEVLWVTFPPEHLLCFDPISEDLIKQAVGSRQ, from the coding sequence ATGGCAACAGTTCGACTCAATCAGATTACACGACGCTTTGATGGGGTGAGTGCCATTGAAGATATCAGTTTTACGGTTCCCGATGGGGAGTTTTGGGTGTTGGTGGGGGCTTCCGGTTGTGGGAAATCCACCATTCTCAGAACCATCGCCGGATTGGAACAGGCCACATCGGGGGAGTTGTATATTGGCGATCGCCGGGCCAATGATATCCCAGCTCGGGACCGGGATGTGGCCATGGTGTTTCAGAATTACGCCCTCTATCCCCACATGACGGTAGCGGAGAATTTGTCCTTTGGCCTACGGATGCGGGGAGCGGATAAGAAAACCATTTGCGATCGCGTCAGCTATGTAGCGGAGATTCTCAGTATTGCCCATCTGTTGCAGCGTAAACCGAAACAGCTTTCGGGGGGACAGCAGCAACGGGTGGCCCTGGGCCGGGCGATCGCCCGTCAACCCCAGGTGTTTCTGTTGGATGAACCGTTGAGTAATTTGGATGCCCAATTACGGGATGAGATGCGATCGCAGTTGAAGGCGTTACATCAACAGTTAGGAATTACCACCATCTATGTGACTCACGATCAGACCGAGGCCATGACCTTGAGCGATCGCCTGGTGGTCTTACATGACGGACAAATTCAACAAATTGGCACCCCCTTAGATGTGTACAATCAGCCCAACAATCAAACCATTGCCAGCTTTTTGGGCAGTCCCCCGATGAACCTGTTTCGGGCCACCTATAACGGCTCTCATTTTGAGATTAGCGGCCAGACGTTAGCCGCCTCTCCCCCCCTGTTGCGAGCTTTGGAAGCTCTCAGTTCCAAAACCTCCCCACCCAGCCTCACTCTCGGGATTCGTCCTGAAGACATCCAGCTGTCCTCAGAAGCCCCCGCAAGCCTTCAGGTACGAGTCAGCATCACCGAACCCCTCGGACGAGAGACCTTAATTCGGGGGGCGATCGTCTCTGAGACCTCTGCAGGCCAGGAGACTGCCGTCAATTTCTTTATCCCCGCCAACCTTCAACCCCAACCCGGCGAAGTCCTTTGGGTCACGTTTCCCCCGGAACATCTCCTCTGTTTTGACCCCATCAGCGAAGACCTCATAAAGCAGGCAGTAGGCAGTAGGCAGTAG
- a CDS encoding IS200/IS605 family accessory protein TnpB-related protein — protein MATQKSTSIIRTDKWNLNPTAKQRVLLSQTVKVYRRVCRHLMGILLTHWSSLGALSSQKRVLAVEKLIHRTAKNPNPKYRQFDPTFYKFPSYYRRAAIVFAAGQVSSYMSRYREWQSGTRQRRDAKPPGLNPNSGCYPTLYKGQCYKLHGYNHIEIKVFNGTDWVWTTVQITGLRERHTVDSNKLLSPSLIFNEEKRACHLSVPFECHPPQREGDGNVVSVDLGINTTATVAVVNFDGTVIHREFIHPGRDIDRRDKRLKSVSKRASQTMGKGGSLQKGFCSNTYRKCRNINRQIGQIVSKRIVQIARQFNADAIIFENLKGWKAKGGRKRSNLRQRFHGWLKGMIRDLTEMKWQEMGGQVIDVVAAYTSKLAYDGSGMVRRDSKNYALAKFSSGKRYNADLNGALNIAARGILQLTRRKDSEERSSQRPGHSPRSWACLCDLWTHAVSG, from the coding sequence ATGGCAACCCAGAAATCCACATCAATCATCCGTACAGACAAATGGAATCTTAACCCAACAGCCAAGCAGCGAGTTCTGCTGAGCCAAACGGTTAAGGTCTACCGTCGTGTCTGTCGGCATTTGATGGGAATTCTCTTAACCCATTGGTCATCTCTAGGAGCGTTATCGAGCCAAAAACGGGTTCTAGCCGTCGAGAAACTCATTCACCGAACCGCCAAGAACCCCAACCCCAAATACCGGCAATTTGACCCAACCTTTTACAAATTCCCCAGCTACTACCGAAGAGCCGCCATCGTTTTCGCGGCTGGCCAGGTCAGTAGCTACATGAGCCGGTATCGGGAATGGCAATCGGGAACTCGTCAACGTCGTGATGCCAAACCTCCAGGCCTCAATCCCAACAGTGGCTGTTATCCCACCCTGTATAAAGGTCAATGCTATAAGCTGCATGGATACAACCACATCGAAATCAAGGTCTTTAACGGAACCGATTGGGTTTGGACAACCGTTCAAATTACAGGTCTACGAGAACGGCACACCGTAGACAGCAACAAGCTACTGTCGCCATCCCTGATTTTTAATGAGGAGAAGAGGGCCTGTCACCTATCGGTTCCCTTTGAGTGCCATCCCCCCCAACGGGAGGGAGATGGCAATGTGGTGAGTGTTGATCTCGGTATCAACACCACCGCGACCGTGGCAGTCGTGAATTTCGACGGCACTGTAATCCATCGTGAATTTATTCACCCTGGAAGAGACATCGACCGTCGGGATAAGCGGCTGAAATCGGTATCCAAACGAGCCAGCCAAACGATGGGGAAGGGCGGAAGTCTCCAAAAAGGCTTCTGCTCGAACACCTATCGAAAGTGTCGCAACATCAACCGTCAAATCGGGCAGATTGTCTCGAAGCGTATCGTGCAGATTGCCCGACAATTTAACGCTGATGCCATTATCTTTGAGAACCTGAAAGGATGGAAGGCTAAGGGAGGACGCAAACGCTCTAACCTACGTCAACGCTTTCATGGATGGCTTAAGGGGATGATTCGAGATTTGACGGAGATGAAGTGGCAAGAGATGGGCGGTCAGGTCATTGATGTCGTTGCTGCGTATACCTCAAAGCTGGCTTATGACGGCAGTGGCATGGTGCGGCGCGACTCCAAAAACTATGCGCTGGCTAAATTTTCTTCGGGCAAGCGATACAATGCAGACCTCAATGGGGCGCTCAATATTGCTGCCCGAGGGATTCTTCAGCTCACTCGCCGAAAGGACAGTGAGGAACGTTCCAGCCAAAGACCTGGACATTCGCCTAGAAGCTGGGCTTGTTTGTGTGACCTGTGGACTCATGCAGTCTCAGGTTAG
- the hemC gene encoding hydroxymethylbilane synthase has protein sequence MTSTVSAADRTIRIASRKSQLALVQTHWVRDRLQESHPSHKFDVHTMSTQGDNILDVALAKIGDKGLFTKELEVRMLSGDADFAVHSLKDLPTNLPDGLILGCITEREDPADALVVHEKHQDKQLATLPEGSVIGTSSLRRLAQLRHHYPHLTFKDIRGNLNTRLAKLDEGQYDAIILAVAGLERLGMGDRVHQVIPSDVSLHAVGQGALGIECREDDPEILELLQAIAHTPTSQRCLAERAFLRSLEGGCQVPIGVNTSIDGDQLTLTGMVARLDGQKLIKDSLQGPASEAEQLGERLANELRNQGATEILEEIFQEIQRGS, from the coding sequence ATGACTTCTACCGTTTCCGCCGCCGATCGCACTATTCGCATCGCCTCCCGTAAAAGCCAACTCGCCCTCGTGCAAACCCACTGGGTACGCGATCGCCTGCAAGAATCCCACCCCAGTCACAAGTTTGACGTTCACACCATGAGTACCCAAGGGGACAACATCCTCGATGTGGCCCTGGCGAAAATTGGCGATAAAGGGCTATTCACCAAAGAACTCGAGGTGCGAATGCTCAGCGGTGATGCGGACTTTGCGGTGCATTCCCTCAAAGACTTACCCACCAACCTTCCCGACGGGCTAATTCTCGGCTGCATCACGGAACGAGAAGATCCCGCCGATGCGTTGGTGGTGCATGAAAAACATCAAGACAAACAACTGGCCACTCTCCCCGAAGGCTCAGTCATTGGCACCTCCTCCCTGCGTCGTCTGGCTCAATTGCGCCATCATTACCCCCACCTCACCTTCAAAGACATTCGCGGCAACCTCAACACCCGCCTCGCTAAATTGGATGAAGGTCAATATGATGCCATTATCCTCGCCGTGGCTGGCCTGGAACGATTGGGAATGGGCGATCGCGTCCATCAAGTCATCCCCAGCGACGTTTCCCTCCACGCCGTTGGCCAAGGGGCCTTAGGAATTGAATGTCGCGAAGACGATCCAGAAATCCTGGAACTCCTGCAAGCCATCGCCCACACCCCCACCAGCCAACGCTGTTTAGCTGAACGGGCCTTCTTACGTAGTTTAGAAGGGGGATGTCAGGTTCCCATCGGCGTCAATACCAGTATTGACGGGGACCAACTCACCTTAACGGGAATGGTGGCTCGTCTCGATGGCCAAAAACTCATCAAAGATAGCCTTCAAGGCCCCGCCAGCGAGGCGGAACAGCTCGGAGAACGGCTCGCCAACGAACTGCGCAACCAAGGGGCTACGGAAATTTTAGAAGAGATTTTCCAGGAAATTCAGCGGGGATCTTAG